A single genomic interval of Homo sapiens chromosome 15, GRCh38.p14 Primary Assembly harbors:
- the WDR93 gene encoding WD repeat-containing protein 93 isoform X4 translates to MKYSLLLWMKWDDTSKQTTCIKMEISQGGDFAAFLLQGAGDIWLDVYKLPKETWLKKLEHPQLTSNPKKKVRQPQLNSLGPISADPLEMDANVSFKGDIKLSLPVYIMKIKPPKPVTGTTFKSPLEVFAKIKDCYGLGSGQNHFIKDSQWEQQAEIFNASYKKYLDREWEEEPLSTATFYFLLPSCLFAMPPEVKGPSGMACVLGIHWTRSHNFFLYSLNRTLKDKADPEGVWPCAAPIAVSQLSCSSSYLVLACEDGVLTLWDLAKGFPLGVAALPQGCFCQSIHFLKYFSVHKGQNMYPEGQVKSQMKCVVLCTDASLHLVEASGTQGPTISVLVERCSSFPRMALCALWMWPSVKSSVPLPLREPFLWRSPGSQCLLCLQTIHVSCSEETIHMKLRPPTMLESNILFSILILRPAHSWKISQKIVPFLKGTWITWPSPKHCHWRRDVSVSSRRAIGSWRRTQRRRRSTGPGFRGTPCRSRERTSRSEAATALGSLKRRFQPRGSCSQDTEAKRNVTEPQLHRPALGVWGLCRASKGKSIIWGTFNH, encoded by the exons GATGATACCAGCAAGCAAACTACCTGTATAAAGATGGAGATCTCTCAAGGAGGGGACTTTGCAGCCTTCCTCCTACAAG GAGCCGGAGATATTTGGCTGGATGTGTATAAATTGCCCAAGGAGACTTGGCTCAAGAAACTAGAGCACCCCCAACTCACTTCAAATCcaaagaaaaaagtcagacaGCCGCAACTG aaCTCCCTTGGTCCCATTTCTGCAGATCCTTTAGAAATG GATGCAAATGTTAGTTTTAAAGGAGACATTAAATTGAGTCTTCCAGTTTACATAATGAAGATCAAACCACCTAAGCCTGTTACAG GCACCACATTCAAAAGCCCCCTGGAAGTCTTTGCAAAGATCAAGGACTGCTACGGACTGGGCTCCGGGCAGAATCATTTCATCAAGGACAGTCAGTGGGAGCAGCAAGCTGAGATCTTCAACGCTTCCTACAAGAAGTACCTAGATAGGGAGTGGGAGGAAGAGCCACTCAG TACGGCCACcttctatttccttcttcctAGCTGCCTATTTGCAATGCCACCGGAAGTCAAGGGCCCCTCAG GAATGGCCTGTGTCCTTGGTATACACTGGACCAGAAGTCACAATTTCTTCCTGTATTCACTAAACCGAACTCTAAAGGATAAAGCTG ACCCCGAGGGTGTGTGGCCCTGTGCTGCGCCCATTGCAGTCTCTCAGCTCAGCTGCTCCTCCTCCTACCTGGTGCTGGCCTGCGAGGATGGTGTGCTCACGCTGTGGGACCTGGCCAAAG GATTCCCTCTTGGGGTCGCTGCTCTTCCTCAGGGATGTTTCTGCCAAAGCATTCACTTCCTAAAATATTTCTCGGTCCACAAAGGACAGAATATGTATCCTGAAGGTCAAGTGAAATCCCAAATGAAATGTGTGGTGCTGTGCACAGACGCCTCCCTCCATCTGGTGGAGGCTAGCGGGACCCAAGGACCCACCATCAGTGTGCTTGTTGAGAG GTGCTCATCTTTTCCAAGAATGGCTCTGTGTGCCTTATGGATGTGGCCAAGCGTGAAATCATCTGTGCCTTTGCCCCTCCGGGAGCCTTTCCTCTGGAGGTCCCCTGGAAGCCAGTGTTTGCTGTGTCTCCAGACCATCCATGTTTCCTGCTCCGAG GAGACTATTCACATGAAACTGCGTCCACCGACGATGCTGGAATCCaatattctgttttctattttaattttgaggCCTGCCCACTCctggaaaatatctcaaaaaattGTACCATTCCTCAAAGGGACTTGGATAACATGGCCTTCCCCCAAGCACTGCCACTGGAGAAGAGATGTGAGCGTTTCCTCCAGAAGAG CTATCGGAAGCTGGAGAAGAAcccagagaaggaggaggagcacTGGGCCCGGCTTCAGAGGTACTCCTTGTCGCTCCAGAGAGAGAACTTCAAGAAGTGAGGCTGCCACCGCCCTGGGATCTCTGAAAAGGAGGTTTCAGCCACGAGGCAGCTGCTCCCAGGACACTGAGGCCAAGAGAAATGTAACAGAGCCACAGCTCCACAGGCCTGCACTCGGAGTCTGGGGCCTCTGCAGAGCCAGCAAGGGGAAAAGTATAATCTGGGGGACCTTCAACCACTAA
- the WDR93 gene encoding WD repeat-containing protein 93 isoform X5, which translates to MEISQGGDFAAFLLQGAGDIWLDVYKLPKETWLKKLEHPQLTSNPKKKVRQPQLNSLGPISADPLEMDANVSFKGDIKLSLPVYIMKIKPPKPVTGTTFKSPLEVFAKIKDCYGLGSGQNHFIKDSQWEQQAEIFNASYKKYLDREWEEEPLSTATFYFLLPSCLFAMPPEVKGPSGMACVLGIHWTRSHNFFLYSLNRTLKDKADPEGVWPCAAPIAVSQLSCSSSYLVLACEDGVLTLWDLAKGFPLGVAALPQGCFCQSIHFLKYFSVHKGQNMYPEGQVKSQMKCVVLCTDASLHLVEASGTQGPTISVLVERCSSFPRMALCALWMWPSVKSSVPLPLREPFLWRSPGSQCLLCLQTIHVSCSEETIHMKLRPPTMLESNILFSILILRPAHSWKISQKIVPFLKGTWITWPSPKHCHWRRDVSVSSRRAIGSWRRTQRRRRSTGPGFRGTPCRSRERTSRSEAATALGSLKRRFQPRGSCSQDTEAKRNVTEPQLHRPALGVWGLCRASKGKSIIWGTFNH; encoded by the exons ATGGAGATCTCTCAAGGAGGGGACTTTGCAGCCTTCCTCCTACAAG GAGCCGGAGATATTTGGCTGGATGTGTATAAATTGCCCAAGGAGACTTGGCTCAAGAAACTAGAGCACCCCCAACTCACTTCAAATCcaaagaaaaaagtcagacaGCCGCAACTG aaCTCCCTTGGTCCCATTTCTGCAGATCCTTTAGAAATG GATGCAAATGTTAGTTTTAAAGGAGACATTAAATTGAGTCTTCCAGTTTACATAATGAAGATCAAACCACCTAAGCCTGTTACAG GCACCACATTCAAAAGCCCCCTGGAAGTCTTTGCAAAGATCAAGGACTGCTACGGACTGGGCTCCGGGCAGAATCATTTCATCAAGGACAGTCAGTGGGAGCAGCAAGCTGAGATCTTCAACGCTTCCTACAAGAAGTACCTAGATAGGGAGTGGGAGGAAGAGCCACTCAG TACGGCCACcttctatttccttcttcctAGCTGCCTATTTGCAATGCCACCGGAAGTCAAGGGCCCCTCAG GAATGGCCTGTGTCCTTGGTATACACTGGACCAGAAGTCACAATTTCTTCCTGTATTCACTAAACCGAACTCTAAAGGATAAAGCTG ACCCCGAGGGTGTGTGGCCCTGTGCTGCGCCCATTGCAGTCTCTCAGCTCAGCTGCTCCTCCTCCTACCTGGTGCTGGCCTGCGAGGATGGTGTGCTCACGCTGTGGGACCTGGCCAAAG GATTCCCTCTTGGGGTCGCTGCTCTTCCTCAGGGATGTTTCTGCCAAAGCATTCACTTCCTAAAATATTTCTCGGTCCACAAAGGACAGAATATGTATCCTGAAGGTCAAGTGAAATCCCAAATGAAATGTGTGGTGCTGTGCACAGACGCCTCCCTCCATCTGGTGGAGGCTAGCGGGACCCAAGGACCCACCATCAGTGTGCTTGTTGAGAG GTGCTCATCTTTTCCAAGAATGGCTCTGTGTGCCTTATGGATGTGGCCAAGCGTGAAATCATCTGTGCCTTTGCCCCTCCGGGAGCCTTTCCTCTGGAGGTCCCCTGGAAGCCAGTGTTTGCTGTGTCTCCAGACCATCCATGTTTCCTGCTCCGAG GAGACTATTCACATGAAACTGCGTCCACCGACGATGCTGGAATCCaatattctgttttctattttaattttgaggCCTGCCCACTCctggaaaatatctcaaaaaattGTACCATTCCTCAAAGGGACTTGGATAACATGGCCTTCCCCCAAGCACTGCCACTGGAGAAGAGATGTGAGCGTTTCCTCCAGAAGAG CTATCGGAAGCTGGAGAAGAAcccagagaaggaggaggagcacTGGGCCCGGCTTCAGAGGTACTCCTTGTCGCTCCAGAGAGAGAACTTCAAGAAGTGAGGCTGCCACCGCCCTGGGATCTCTGAAAAGGAGGTTTCAGCCACGAGGCAGCTGCTCCCAGGACACTGAGGCCAAGAGAAATGTAACAGAGCCACAGCTCCACAGGCCTGCACTCGGAGTCTGGGGCCTCTGCAGAGCCAGCAAGGGGAAAAGTATAATCTGGGGGACCTTCAACCACTAA